Proteins from a single region of Streptococcus mitis:
- a CDS encoding PolC-type DNA polymerase III, whose amino-acid sequence MSNSFEILMNQLGMPAEMRQAPALSQADIERVVVHKISKVWEFHFVFSNILPIEIFLELKKGLSEEFSKTGNKAVFEIKALSQEFSNQLLQAYYREAFSEGPCASQGFKSLYQNLQVRAEGNQLLIEGSEAIDKEHFKKNHLPNLTKQLEKFGFPTFNCQVEKNDVLTQEQEEAFHAENEQIVQAANEEALRAMEQLEQMAPPPAEDKPVFDFQAKKAVAKPKLDKADITPMIEVTTEENRLVFEGVVFDVEQKVTRTGRVLINFKMTDYTSSFSMQKWVKNEEEAQKFDLIKKNSWLRVRGNVEMNNFTRDLTMNVQDVQEVVHYERKDLMPEGERRVEFHAHTNMSTMDSLPEVEEIVATAAKWGHKAVAITDHGNVQSFPHGYKAAKKAGIQLIYGMEANIVEDRVPIVYNEVEMDLSEATYVVFDVETTGLSAIYNDLIQVAASKMYKGNVIAEFDEFINPGHPLSAFTTELTGITDDHVKNAKPLEQVLQEFQEFCQDTILVAHNATFDVGFMNANYERHGLPKISQPVIDTLEFARNLYPEYKRHGLGPLTKRFGVALEHHHMANYDAEATGRLLFIFIKEVAEKHGVTDLARLNIDLISPDSYKKARIKHATIYVKNQVGLKNIFKLVSLSNTKYFEGVPRIPRTVLDAHREGLILGSACAEGEVFDAVVSQGVDAAVEVAKYYDFIEVMPPAIYAPLISKEQVKDMEELHTIIKSLIEVGDRLGKPVLATGNVHYIEPEEEIYREIIVRSLGQGAMINRTIGHGEHAQPAPLPKAHFRTTNEMLDDFAFLGEELARKLVIENTNALADSFEPVEVVKGDLYTPFIDKAEETVAELTYKKAFEIYGNPLPDIVDLRIEKELTSILGNGFAVIYLASQMLVQRSNERGYLVGSRGSVGSSFVATMIGITEVNPLSPHYVCGQCQYSEFITDGSYGSGFDMPNKDCPNCGHKLSKNGQDIPFETFLGFDGDKVPDIDLNFSGEDQPSAHLDVRDIFGEEYAFRAGTVGTVAAKTAYGFVKGYERDYGKFYRDAEVERLAQGAAGVKRTTGQHPGGIVVIPNYMDVYDFTPVQYPADDVTAEWQTTHFNFHDIDENVLKLDVLGHDDPTMIRKLQDLSGIDPNEIPMDDEGVMALFSGTDVLGVTPEQIGTPTGMLGIPEFGTNFVRGMVDETHPTTFAELLQLSGLSHGTDVWLGNAQDLIKQGIADLSTVIGCRDDIMVYLMHAGLEPKMAFTIMERVRKGLWLKISEEERNGYIEAMKANKVPEWYIESCGKIKYMFPKAHAAAYVMMALRVAYFKVHHPIYYYCAYFSIRAKAFDIKTMGAGLDAIKRRMEEIAEKRKNNEASNVEIDLYTTLEIVNEMWERGFKFGKLDLYRSQATEFLIDGDTLIPPFVAMDGLGENVAKQLVRAREEGEFLSKTELRKRGGLSSTLVEKMDEMGILGNMPEDNQLSLFDELF is encoded by the coding sequence ATGTCAAACAGTTTTGAAATTTTGATGAATCAACTGGGGATGCCTGCTGAAATGAGACAGGCTCCTGCTTTATCACAGGCTGATATTGAGCGAGTTGTAGTTCATAAAATTAGTAAGGTATGGGAGTTTCATTTCGTATTTTCTAATATTTTACCGATTGAAATCTTTTTAGAATTAAAGAAGGGTTTGAGTGAGGAATTTTCTAAGACAGGAAATAAAGCTGTTTTTGAAATCAAGGCTCTATCTCAAGAATTTTCAAATCAACTTTTACAAGCCTATTATAGAGAGGCTTTTTCTGAGGGGCCATGTGCTAGTCAAGGCTTTAAATCTCTTTATCAGAATTTGCAAGTTCGTGCTGAGGGCAATCAACTCCTTATTGAAGGCTCAGAGGCGATCGATAAGGAACACTTTAAGAAAAATCATCTTCCTAATTTAACTAAACAACTTGAAAAATTTGGTTTTCCTACTTTTAACTGTCAAGTAGAAAAGAATGATGTGCTGACTCAAGAGCAGGAAGAAGCCTTTCATGCTGAAAATGAGCAGATTGTTCAAGCCGCCAATGAGGAAGCGCTCCGTGCTATGGAGCAACTAGAACAGATGGCACCACCTCCAGCAGAAGACAAACCAGTCTTTGATTTTCAGGCCAAAAAAGCTGTAGCTAAACCGAAGCTGGATAAGGCTGATATTACTCCTATGATCGAAGTAACGACTGAGGAAAATCGTCTGGTCTTTGAAGGGGTTGTTTTTGATGTAGAGCAAAAAGTGACTAGAACAGGGCGCGTTTTGATCAACTTTAAAATGACCGACTACACTTCAAGTTTTTCTATGCAAAAGTGGGTTAAAAATGAGGAAGAGGCTCAGAAATTTGACCTCATCAAGAAGAATTCTTGGCTCCGAGTGCGTGGAAATGTGGAGATGAATAACTTCACACGTGATTTGACTATGAATGTGCAGGATGTGCAGGAAGTTGTTCACTATGAGCGGAAGGATTTGATGCCAGAAGGTGAGCGTCGGGTTGAGTTTCATGCTCATACTAACATGTCGACCATGGATTCTCTACCAGAGGTTGAAGAAATCGTTGCGACAGCTGCTAAGTGGGGACACAAGGCGGTTGCCATCACCGACCATGGAAATGTCCAGTCCTTCCCACACGGCTATAAGGCGGCCAAAAAAGCGGGAATTCAGCTGATTTATGGAATGGAAGCCAATATCGTTGAGGATCGTGTTCCTATCGTTTATAACGAAGTGGAGATGGACTTATCAGAAGCGACCTATGTGGTTTTTGACGTGGAAACGACGGGTCTATCAGCCATCTACAATGACTTGATTCAGGTTGCGGCCTCTAAGATGTACAAGGGGAATGTCATTGCTGAATTTGATGAATTTATCAATCCTGGGCATCCTTTGTCAGCTTTTACCACGGAGTTGACTGGTATTACAGATGATCATGTCAAAAATGCTAAACCACTGGAACAAGTTTTGCAAGAATTCCAAGAATTTTGCCAGGATACAATCTTAGTTGCCCATAATGCTACCTTTGACGTTGGCTTTATGAATGCCAATTATGAGCGCCATGGTCTTCCAAAGATTAGTCAGCCAGTTATTGATACGCTGGAGTTTGCTAGAAATCTCTATCCTGAGTATAAACGTCATGGTTTGGGGCCTTTGACCAAGCGTTTTGGTGTGGCCTTGGAACATCACCACATGGCTAACTACGATGCGGAAGCTACTGGTCGTCTGCTTTTTATCTTTATCAAAGAGGTAGCAGAAAAACATGGTGTGACTGATCTGGCTAGACTAAACATTGATTTGATTAGTCCAGACTCTTATAAAAAAGCTCGAATCAAGCATGCGACTATTTATGTCAAGAATCAGGTAGGGCTAAAAAATATCTTTAAACTAGTTTCTTTGTCCAACACCAAGTACTTTGAAGGAGTGCCACGGATTCCGAGAACAGTTCTAGATGCCCATCGGGAGGGCTTGATTTTAGGATCAGCCTGTGCAGAAGGTGAAGTTTTTGATGCAGTCGTTTCCCAAGGTGTGGATGCGGCGGTTGAGGTGGCCAAGTATTATGACTTTATTGAGGTCATGCCACCAGCTATCTATGCTCCCTTGATTTCTAAGGAGCAGGTCAAGGATATGGAAGAACTCCATACTATTATCAAGAGTTTAATAGAGGTTGGAGATCGCCTTGGCAAACCTGTTTTAGCTACGGGAAATGTCCACTATATCGAACCAGAAGAGGAGATTTACCGTGAAATTATCGTCCGTAGTTTGGGCCAAGGGGCTATGATTAACAGAACTATCGGTCATGGAGAACATGCCCAACCAGCTCCTCTTCCCAAGGCTCATTTTAGAACGACAAATGAGATGTTGGATGACTTTGCCTTCTTGGGAGAGGAACTGGCACGTAAACTGGTTATTGAAAACACCAATGCCTTGGCAGATAGCTTTGAACCTGTTGAGGTCGTTAAGGGTGACTTGTACACGCCGTTTATCGATAAGGCTGAAGAAACAGTCGCTGAATTGACCTACAAGAAAGCTTTTGAGATTTATGGAAATCCGCTGCCAGATATCGTTGATTTGCGAATTGAAAAGGAATTAACTTCTATTCTGGGTAATGGATTTGCCGTGATTTATCTGGCCTCGCAGATGCTGGTGCAACGTTCCAATGAACGGGGCTATTTGGTTGGTTCTCGTGGGTCTGTCGGATCTAGTTTCGTTGCGACTATGATTGGGATTACAGAGGTCAATCCTCTCTCTCCTCACTATGTCTGTGGTCAGTGTCAGTACAGTGAGTTTATCACCGATGGTTCTTACGGTTCAGGTTTTGATATGCCCAATAAGGACTGTCCAAACTGTGGTCACAAACTCAGTAAAAACGGACAGGATATTCCGTTTGAGACTTTCCTTGGTTTTGATGGGGACAAGGTTCCCGATATTGACTTGAACTTCTCGGGAGAAGATCAGCCTAGCGCCCACTTGGATGTGCGTGATATCTTTGGTGAGGAATATGCCTTCCGTGCGGGAACGGTTGGTACGGTAGCTGCCAAGACTGCCTATGGATTTGTAAAGGGCTATGAGAGAGACTACGGGAAGTTTTATCGTGATGCAGAGGTGGAACGCCTTGCTCAAGGTGCTGCTGGTGTCAAGCGGACAACGGGACAACACCCAGGGGGAATCGTTGTTATTCCTAACTACATGGATGTCTACGACTTTACGCCTGTCCAGTATCCAGCAGATGACGTGACGGCTGAATGGCAAACGACTCACTTTAACTTCCATGATATCGACGAGAATGTCCTCAAACTCGATGTACTGGGACATGATGATCCGACCATGATTAGGAAACTGCAGGACTTGTCTGGGATTGACCCTAATGAAATTCCTATGGATGATGAAGGCGTGATGGCCCTCTTTTCTGGGACTGATGTGCTAGGAGTAACTCCTGAGCAAATCGGAACACCGACGGGTATGCTGGGAATTCCAGAGTTTGGAACCAACTTTGTACGTGGAATGGTAGACGAGACGCATCCGACAACTTTTGCGGAGTTGCTTCAGCTCTCAGGCCTGTCCCACGGTACCGATGTGTGGTTGGGAAATGCCCAGGATTTGATTAAGCAAGGAATTGCGGACCTATCAACAGTTATCGGTTGTCGGGACGACATCATGGTTTACCTCATGCATGCTGGTCTCGAGCCTAAGATGGCCTTTACCATCATGGAACGGGTGCGTAAGGGCTTGTGGTTGAAGATTTCCGAGGAAGAGCGAAATGGCTACATTGAAGCCATGAAAGCCAATAAGGTACCAGAGTGGTATATCGAGTCCTGTGGGAAAATCAAGTACATGTTCCCTAAAGCCCATGCGGCAGCCTACGTTATGATGGCCTTGCGTGTGGCCTACTTCAAGGTTCACCATCCCATTTATTATTACTGTGCTTACTTCTCCATCCGTGCTAAGGCTTTTGATATCAAGACTATGGGAGCGGGCTTGGATGCTATCAAGCGCAGAATGGAAGAAATTGCTGAAAAACGGAAGAATAATGAAGCCTCTAATGTGGAAATTGACCTCTATACAACTCTTGAGATTGTCAATGAAATGTGGGAACGTGGTTTTAAGTTTGGCAAACTCGACCTCTACCGTAGTCAGGCGACAGAGTTCCTCATTGATGGAGACACTCTCATTCCGCCATTTGTAGCAATGGATGGTCTGGGAGAGAACGTTGCCAAGCAGTTAGTGCGAGCGCGTGAAGAGGGAGAATTCCTCTCTAAAACAGAGTTGCGCAAGCGTGGAGGGCTCTCATCAACCTTGGTTGAAAAGATGGATGAAATGGGGATTCTGGGCAATATGCCAGAGGATAACCAGCTCAGTTTGTTTGATGAGTTGTTTTAA